The following proteins come from a genomic window of Paenibacillus sp. CAA11:
- a CDS encoding metal-dependent hydrolase family protein, whose amino-acid sequence MNSGYALRNCTVIHGDMNRNPESNMTIVVNEKGLIQEIGKDHEITLPQGVQVLDLTGKFVMPGLINAHVHLFADGKPFTLSASENTLKFAFNWLLDTRFGRSILKKRMKRNALTALHAGVTTMRSVGEFFHLDVQLRDEIKADAFIGPNLLVSGYFLSVTGGHGAPFLALVGDSPWEARRNVRINVKNGVDLIKICVTGGITDAKMVGEAGRLQMTVEEVAAICDEAHKIGMRVAAHVESTEGVRVALKGGVDTIEHGSEMDEEIISLFKNNPNALNGYTALIPTLQAAYPLVALDTSVSKVNSTVKENSRLVYGSMLKGLRQAIEHNIKIGIGTDAAMSLVTHYDIWRELDHYLRQTSLNTKQVIHFVTKSNAEILGIDHMTGTVDMGKNADLIVLEQNPLENIEALSDVKMVMVNGNLIETPSVTRIKEVDDILNSVW is encoded by the coding sequence ATGAATTCAGGATATGCGCTGCGAAACTGCACAGTAATTCATGGGGACATGAACCGAAATCCGGAAAGCAACATGACAATCGTGGTAAACGAGAAGGGGCTCATTCAGGAGATTGGGAAAGACCACGAGATCACGCTTCCGCAAGGCGTTCAAGTCCTCGACTTAACGGGCAAATTCGTTATGCCGGGACTGATCAATGCTCACGTCCATCTTTTTGCCGATGGTAAACCGTTCACTTTGTCTGCAAGTGAGAACACACTGAAGTTTGCCTTTAACTGGCTGCTTGATACTAGATTCGGCAGAAGCATACTGAAGAAACGTATGAAGAGAAATGCGCTTACTGCGCTGCATGCTGGTGTGACCACAATGCGCAGTGTCGGGGAATTTTTCCATTTGGATGTTCAACTGCGGGATGAAATTAAGGCGGACGCCTTTATAGGCCCGAATCTTCTTGTATCCGGGTATTTCCTGAGCGTAACCGGCGGGCACGGCGCCCCATTCCTCGCTTTAGTGGGAGACTCCCCTTGGGAAGCACGAAGAAATGTGCGCATCAATGTAAAAAACGGGGTCGATCTGATCAAGATCTGCGTGACTGGTGGAATTACCGATGCCAAGATGGTCGGCGAAGCTGGCCGCTTGCAGATGACGGTGGAAGAGGTCGCAGCGATTTGTGATGAAGCCCATAAGATTGGGATGCGCGTGGCCGCCCATGTGGAAAGCACCGAAGGCGTAAGAGTCGCTCTTAAGGGAGGGGTTGATACGATCGAGCATGGTTCCGAAATGGATGAGGAAATCATCAGCTTGTTCAAAAATAACCCTAATGCCCTGAATGGCTATACGGCGCTCATCCCAACCTTGCAAGCCGCTTATCCATTGGTCGCCTTGGACACCAGTGTATCGAAGGTCAACAGCACGGTGAAGGAGAATTCCAGACTTGTGTATGGATCTATGTTGAAGGGCCTCCGACAAGCCATTGAACATAATATCAAAATAGGGATAGGCACCGATGCCGCCATGTCACTCGTGACTCACTATGACATATGGCGGGAGTTGGATCATTATCTTAGACAGACCTCCTTAAATACGAAGCAGGTCATTCATTTTGTAACCAAATCCAACGCGGAGATTTTAGGAATCGATCATATGACAGGTACTGTGGATATGGGGAAGAACGCGGATCTGATCGTCTTGGAGCAGAATCCGCTTGAGAACATTGAAGCCTTATC
- a CDS encoding TetR/AcrR family transcriptional regulator translates to MQAKKDEVRRKIEYAALKVFFEKGYLDAKMSDIANEINISVGNIYTYFKNKNELFYAVVPPSLVDYLKNLLVESIHFSNQTFFDETDSEKNSALLQEQIDLLTKYSKQIVIIFEKSKGTTYSHAKEELIALMVETKRPYLKDHYKRYEIGAEENIILSNIISTSLIDMILDLLKRDMSEESRRRIFEALNVYRLYGVKSLNE, encoded by the coding sequence TTGCAGGCCAAAAAGGATGAGGTCAGAAGAAAAATTGAATATGCGGCTTTGAAGGTTTTCTTTGAGAAAGGCTACCTGGATGCCAAGATGAGCGATATCGCAAATGAAATCAACATTTCTGTAGGCAACATCTATACCTATTTTAAAAACAAGAATGAGTTGTTCTACGCTGTCGTACCGCCATCTCTGGTGGATTACTTAAAAAATCTCCTAGTCGAGTCGATTCACTTTAGCAATCAGACCTTTTTCGACGAGACGGATAGCGAGAAGAATTCCGCTTTGTTACAGGAGCAGATTGACCTACTGACAAAGTACAGCAAGCAGATTGTTATTATTTTCGAGAAAAGTAAGGGAACCACTTACAGTCACGCCAAAGAAGAGCTCATTGCTTTAATGGTTGAGACCAAGAGGCCGTATCTGAAGGATCATTACAAAAGGTACGAAATTGGGGCCGAGGAAAACATCATACTGTCGAACATTATATCGACGAGCCTTATCGACATGATCCTGGATTTGCTGAAGAGGGACATGAGCGAGGAGAGTCGAAGACGAATATTTGAGGCGTTGAACGTTTACAGACTCTATGGTGTGAAGAGCTTGAATGAGTAG
- a CDS encoding SMI1/KNR4 family protein, producing MQEELLNQLEKWHEEDEFEQIVDAIKEILAVDRDYVLNSHLGRALNNLERYDEAVEQFLTIAEEGKDDPLWHYRIGLAYYYLERYEDALRAFEMADKLEPGDEDTLEFLEDIRSKMPQPEPSAEPASVEPQAQPEQAPRSATSAADLDPTGFWEDSAEALEQYVFSPPTEELIDAVQESLVFKLPASYIDMMKQHNGGIPRKRYFPTGEGAYVEISSILGIGREKRKSLCGEAGSRAIIENGDFPEFGVVICECPSASEVVMLDYRPAGNDGEPEVVHVDKSKNQQVTKLATSFGAFIHGLVEEKA from the coding sequence ATGCAAGAGGAGCTGTTGAATCAGCTGGAAAAGTGGCATGAAGAAGATGAATTCGAACAGATCGTAGATGCCATCAAGGAGATCCTGGCAGTAGACAGGGATTATGTGCTGAACAGCCATCTGGGCAGAGCTTTGAATAATCTTGAACGGTACGATGAGGCAGTCGAGCAGTTCCTGACGATCGCCGAAGAGGGCAAGGACGACCCACTATGGCACTACCGCATAGGGCTTGCTTATTACTATTTGGAACGCTATGAGGATGCTTTAAGGGCATTTGAAATGGCGGACAAGCTGGAACCCGGGGATGAGGATACCCTGGAGTTTCTGGAGGACATCCGCAGTAAAATGCCTCAGCCAGAGCCCTCTGCAGAGCCAGCAAGTGTAGAGCCTCAGGCCCAGCCAGAGCAGGCGCCAAGATCAGCCACGTCCGCCGCCGACCTAGATCCCACAGGTTTCTGGGAGGATAGCGCGGAGGCATTAGAGCAGTATGTCTTTAGTCCGCCGACCGAGGAGCTTATTGATGCAGTGCAGGAGTCCTTGGTGTTCAAGCTCCCAGCTTCCTATATTGATATGATGAAACAGCATAACGGAGGGATTCCCCGCAAGAGATATTTCCCTACCGGAGAAGGAGCTTATGTCGAGATTTCTAGCATCTTAGGGATTGGAAGAGAGAAGCGCAAGTCGCTGTGTGGAGAAGCGGGAAGCCGCGCCATCATTGAGAACGGGGACTTCCCTGAATTTGGTGTAGTAATCTGTGAATGTCCTTCAGCTTCAGAGGTGGTTATGCTGGATTACCGGCCGGCTGGAAATGACGGCGAGCCCGAGGTGGTTCACGTAGACAAGAGTAAGAACCAGCAAGTGACAAAGCTTGCCACAAGCTTCGGCGCCTTTATTCACGGATTGGTGGAAGAGAAGGCATAG
- a CDS encoding ankyrin repeat domain-containing protein, producing the protein MAEKGASVGKRALLQTPLELAFWSRAEGVKEEGTAFPPLHSFADYGNAVGIEFLLNHGANPDGRNQHGASIHAQDRDGRTPLELAAGCANKGILQLMGSL; encoded by the coding sequence TTGGCAGAGAAGGGCGCCAGCGTAGGGAAGCGTGCGCTATTGCAAACTCCGCTGGAGCTGGCATTTTGGAGCAGGGCTGAAGGGGTGAAAGAGGAAGGAACGGCCTTCCCACCCCTGCACAGCTTTGCCGATTACGGCAATGCTGTCGGTATCGAGTTTCTACTCAATCATGGAGCGAACCCGGATGGCAGAAATCAGCATGGAGCCAGTATTCATGCACAAGACAGAGACGGCAGGACGCCGCTGGAGTTAGCAGCAGGCTGTGCGAATAAGGGGATTCTCCAGCTGATGGGATCTTTGTGA
- a CDS encoding GNAT family N-acetyltransferase: MMDKEVTLHAFEMEYVKELHGWLNDPVSISMVGRTPLTYEQTVNHVEEKRQNGDLVLAIKNKEKRLIGWVFLQDIEYEHGRASLGILLAPEARGQGYGKSALEQVIDIGFKQLRLNKIYLTTRGINERAISLYKKVGFIVEGQLRQHAFLEGNYHNTYFMGILASDWKAKQTEEN; this comes from the coding sequence ATGATGGATAAAGAAGTAACGCTGCATGCATTTGAAATGGAATATGTTAAGGAACTTCATGGCTGGTTGAACGACCCTGTCTCCATTTCAATGGTTGGAAGAACTCCATTAACCTATGAACAAACTGTAAATCATGTGGAGGAAAAACGGCAAAACGGAGACCTTGTGTTAGCCATTAAAAATAAAGAAAAGCGGCTGATCGGTTGGGTTTTCCTTCAAGATATAGAATATGAACATGGTAGGGCAAGTCTTGGCATCTTGTTAGCACCTGAAGCTCGTGGTCAAGGTTATGGTAAATCTGCTTTGGAACAGGTGATTGACATTGGTTTCAAGCAACTGCGCCTAAATAAAATATATTTAACAACAAGAGGTATAAACGAACGAGCGATTAGTTTGTATAAAAAGGTTGGATTTATCGTGGAAGGTCAGTTAAGGCAGCATGCCTTCCTTGAAGGGAATTATCATAATACCTACTTTATGGGGATTCTGGCTTCAGACTGGAAGGCAAAGCAAACCGAGGAAAACTGA
- a CDS encoding LacI family DNA-binding transcriptional regulator, with protein sequence MANIKDIAKMAGVSVTTVSRVINNQPYVSLEKREAVLRAIEASKYEKNINAVHLIKGKTFLIGVAIPFSNHPYFALIVEGIANEALKNNYKLVLFQTNYEEYREKEALDMLKQKQIDALIICSRICQWDTIDAYIDYGPIIFCEDTTDKKASSVYMNHYKSFTKALDYLHYKGHKKIGICVGRRNGTNGEQRLLAYRDFLNKINEPFESKYIFSGYYDFEDGEEIVQGLISMNNPPSALLVSSDQVAAGIVTCSKERGISIPHELAIIGFDNQPIAKVMNITTIEVPLVEMGRKLFLRAISNQKSISYEEITVKLVERSTV encoded by the coding sequence ATGGCAAACATAAAAGATATAGCAAAGATGGCCGGAGTTTCAGTTACAACTGTATCTCGTGTAATAAATAATCAGCCCTATGTAAGTTTGGAAAAAAGGGAGGCCGTTCTGCGGGCCATTGAGGCTAGCAAATATGAAAAAAATATAAATGCTGTCCATTTGATAAAAGGGAAAACCTTTCTTATAGGTGTTGCTATCCCATTTTCAAACCATCCATATTTTGCTTTGATTGTCGAGGGAATCGCAAATGAGGCATTGAAGAATAACTATAAGCTGGTCCTTTTCCAAACAAATTACGAAGAATATAGAGAAAAAGAAGCATTAGATATGTTAAAACAAAAACAAATCGATGCTTTAATTATTTGTTCAAGAATTTGTCAATGGGACACCATAGATGCTTATATAGATTACGGCCCAATCATCTTTTGTGAAGATACAACAGATAAGAAAGCATCTTCAGTTTATATGAATCATTATAAAAGTTTCACCAAAGCTTTAGATTATTTGCATTATAAAGGTCATAAGAAGATTGGCATCTGCGTAGGAAGAAGAAATGGAACCAACGGAGAACAGAGACTATTAGCCTACAGAGATTTTTTGAATAAAATCAACGAACCTTTTGAATCTAAATATATTTTCTCTGGTTATTATGATTTCGAAGACGGGGAAGAGATTGTGCAAGGATTAATATCTATGAATAATCCCCCTTCAGCCCTTTTGGTTTCAAGTGACCAAGTAGCTGCAGGCATCGTTACATGTAGTAAGGAAAGAGGAATTTCAATACCGCATGAACTAGCCATTATAGGATTTGATAATCAGCCAATAGCTAAAGTGATGAATATTACTACAATTGAAGTTCCTTTAGTGGAGATGGGCAGAAAACTGTTCCTTCGCGCCATCAGCAATCAGAAAAGTATTTCATATGAAGAAATAACCGTGAAATTAGTTGAACGATCAACGGTATAG
- a CDS encoding DMT family transporter, whose product MAYLFLAISIISELIGTSMLKASEGFTRLYPSLFTIVAFIISFFFISLTMKTLPLNMTYAIWSGVGAVATTIISVMIWKEKINTGSIIGIALIVIGVVVLNLFGAGHGEASDAGEAPSAAEVKGI is encoded by the coding sequence ATGGCATACCTATTCCTGGCCATATCCATCATTAGTGAATTGATTGGAACCTCGATGCTTAAGGCTTCGGAGGGCTTTACCCGGCTGTATCCAAGCCTGTTTACGATCGTTGCGTTCATCATTTCGTTCTTCTTTATTTCACTGACGATGAAGACCCTTCCGTTGAATATGACTTACGCGATTTGGTCCGGCGTAGGTGCGGTAGCCACCACGATCATCTCGGTCATGATCTGGAAGGAGAAGATCAACACAGGCAGCATCATCGGTATCGCTCTCATTGTGATTGGAGTTGTCGTGCTGAACCTGTTCGGTGCCGGACACGGGGAAGCAAGTGATGCTGGGGAGGCCCCCAGCGCTGCGGAAGTGAAGGGAATTTGA
- a CDS encoding TetR/AcrR family transcriptional regulator produces MNVSSTKAEIKKELILKAVSQIVHEEGVEKLTLEAVAKKAGISKGGLLYHFPSKEALLQGMVEHLSNRFLEEFHQKAEEDPRTMGKWTRAYMDASLSCDSEVGDLYTALSAAHFANPELLQVLQEQYFKMQALIEDDAIDPVKSTMIRLALDGLWFAEMFGLAPPHPELRQKIVEELKRRLEENE; encoded by the coding sequence ATGAATGTGAGCTCAACCAAAGCAGAGATAAAGAAGGAGCTCATCCTGAAGGCTGTCTCCCAAATTGTCCATGAAGAGGGCGTGGAGAAGTTAACGCTGGAGGCTGTGGCTAAGAAGGCGGGAATCAGCAAGGGAGGATTGCTGTATCATTTCCCAAGCAAGGAGGCCCTTCTTCAAGGGATGGTTGAACACTTGTCGAATCGCTTCTTAGAGGAATTTCACCAGAAGGCGGAGGAAGATCCCCGTACGATGGGAAAATGGACGAGGGCGTATATGGACGCGTCTCTATCCTGCGATTCTGAGGTGGGTGATCTGTATACCGCCCTCTCGGCTGCGCATTTTGCGAACCCGGAGCTGCTGCAAGTGCTTCAGGAGCAGTATTTCAAGATGCAAGCCCTGATTGAAGATGATGCAATAGACCCTGTTAAATCTACGATGATCCGGCTGGCCTTGGACGGACTTTGGTTCGCAGAGATGTTTGGGCTAGCCCCGCCTCATCCAGAGCTCAGACAGAAGATTGTTGAGGAACTAAAGAGAAGATTGGAGGAGAATGAATAA
- a CDS encoding alpha/beta hydrolase family protein yields MRTLEILLVASCIALLAVLLIRKEANRIAGVAAGVACGGLLAGQLLIEGYRWKMIPAYLVAFLLIITALFRRRRARKPLRYTITGVLVLLLTGSVALSMVLPVFNLPKPSGEFKVGTEAFHFMDTSRDETYTEDKNDKRELIVQIWYPAAKSGGSAEESTLFPQDQKLFQAYMQAYSSYFGLPAPLLDYWKYNRSSSYEGADVLPAKSPYPVVLLSHGMGVGRILHTSQAENLASHGYIVVAVDHTYSTLATAFPDGRVTGLLTKPSQDQLYEDSRSILQMWNKDISFVVDQLEKINGGIIASRFKGKLDMNHIGIMGHSFGGAAAFEAVNSDPRIKAGVNMDGTLYESGDRSPLKKPFMFMESEEFMKVNEDQAKYRKTPITDEELQKLKFTRQQFSTVLAHRERELKVMDHVMQQEGSAVIYIEGAKHFNFTDLQLYSPLINLTGMTGSIQGTRGAEVVNRYVLEFFNEHLRGMKSKLLRGPSGDYPEVKYPGNPIFQD; encoded by the coding sequence ATGAGGACATTAGAAATACTGCTCGTTGCTTCCTGCATTGCCTTACTGGCTGTATTGTTGATTCGCAAGGAGGCGAATCGGATTGCCGGTGTAGCTGCCGGTGTCGCCTGCGGCGGGCTGCTTGCCGGACAGCTGCTGATTGAGGGATACAGGTGGAAGATGATTCCGGCTTATCTTGTAGCCTTTCTGCTAATCATCACTGCCCTATTCAGGCGTAGAAGGGCCCGGAAACCGCTTCGCTACACGATCACAGGGGTCCTAGTTCTGCTGTTAACTGGATCGGTGGCTTTATCGATGGTGCTGCCGGTCTTTAATCTGCCAAAGCCTTCGGGGGAATTCAAGGTAGGAACGGAAGCGTTCCATTTCATGGACACCAGCCGGGATGAGACGTATACAGAGGACAAGAACGACAAACGTGAGCTTATCGTTCAAATATGGTACCCTGCCGCAAAGTCTGGCGGAAGCGCCGAAGAAAGCACTCTGTTCCCTCAGGATCAGAAGCTCTTTCAGGCTTATATGCAGGCTTATTCCAGCTATTTTGGCCTTCCTGCCCCTTTGCTTGATTATTGGAAATACAACCGTTCGAGTTCGTATGAAGGCGCAGATGTGCTGCCCGCAAAGTCACCTTACCCGGTTGTGCTGTTGTCGCACGGCATGGGAGTCGGCCGGATCTTGCATACATCCCAGGCCGAGAATCTTGCCAGTCACGGGTATATCGTGGTCGCTGTAGATCATACCTACAGCACCCTCGCTACCGCATTCCCGGACGGCCGGGTGACCGGACTTCTTACGAAGCCGTCCCAGGATCAGCTGTATGAAGACAGCCGATCTATTCTGCAGATGTGGAACAAGGATATCTCCTTTGTCGTCGATCAGCTGGAGAAGATAAATGGAGGAATCATCGCAAGCAGGTTCAAGGGAAAGCTGGATATGAACCATATCGGCATCATGGGCCATTCCTTTGGAGGAGCGGCAGCCTTTGAAGCTGTGAATTCGGACCCGAGAATCAAGGCCGGGGTGAATATGGACGGGACGCTGTATGAATCCGGAGACCGGAGCCCTCTTAAGAAACCGTTCATGTTTATGGAATCGGAAGAGTTCATGAAGGTTAACGAGGATCAGGCTAAATACCGCAAGACCCCGATCACGGATGAGGAATTACAGAAACTCAAATTTACGCGCCAGCAATTCAGCACTGTCTTAGCCCACCGGGAAAGGGAGCTAAAGGTCATGGATCACGTCATGCAGCAGGAAGGCAGCGCGGTTATTTATATCGAAGGGGCCAAGCACTTTAATTTCACCGATCTCCAGCTGTACTCCCCGCTGATCAATCTTACCGGGATGACAGGCAGCATCCAGGGAACAAGAGGGGCCGAGGTCGTCAACCGTTATGTGCTGGAGTTCTTCAATGAACATTTGCGGGGTATGAAGAGCAAGCTTCTACGTGGCCCGAGCGGGGATTACCCAGAGGTCAAATATCCGGGTAACCCGATCTTCCAGGACTGA